Proteins encoded by one window of Caldanaerovirga acetigignens:
- a CDS encoding MBL fold metallo-hydrolase encodes MEIKATVLCENYVMFNEGAVAEHGWAVFLETKAGNYLFDTGQGKALINNAMVLKKDLSSLKGIILSHHHYDHTGGLLEVLLVSGPVDVYSHPDLFKESYSLRREGKPLHIGVPFRREVLENAGANFCFNRDWREIAPGIYLTGEVPRRTKFEKGDDKLAVMTKEGLVKDNMLDDQSLVIESGDGIYIILGCAHSGVINTIMYAIERTGKERIKALIGGTHLGAVGEEQRKMSIKTLRDFNIERIGVAHCTGLKASFELMREFGERFFFCNVGSVLEISCLHVA; translated from the coding sequence ATGGAGATCAAAGCAACGGTTCTGTGTGAAAATTACGTCATGTTCAACGAAGGGGCTGTCGCCGAACACGGCTGGGCGGTTTTTTTGGAGACTAAAGCCGGCAATTACCTCTTTGATACGGGGCAAGGCAAGGCATTGATAAACAACGCCATGGTGCTTAAAAAAGACCTTTCTTCGCTAAAGGGGATAATCCTGAGCCACCACCACTACGACCACACCGGAGGGCTTCTTGAAGTGCTTTTGGTTTCCGGGCCAGTCGATGTATACTCTCATCCGGACCTTTTCAAGGAAAGCTATTCCCTGAGGCGGGAGGGAAAACCCCTTCACATAGGCGTTCCGTTTCGGAGGGAAGTGCTTGAAAATGCCGGGGCAAATTTTTGCTTCAACCGGGATTGGAGGGAGATAGCACCTGGAATATACCTTACGGGAGAAGTTCCGCGCAGGACTAAGTTCGAAAAAGGGGACGACAAGCTGGCAGTCATGACAAAAGAGGGGCTTGTTAAAGATAACATGCTTGATGACCAGTCTCTTGTTATAGAAAGCGGGGATGGAATTTATATAATCCTCGGCTGTGCCCATTCCGGCGTTATAAATACGATTATGTATGCTATCGAGAGGACGGGGAAGGAGCGCATTAAGGCCTTGATAGGAGGAACTCATCTCGGTGCGGTTGGAGAGGAACAGAGAAAGATGAGCATAAAAACCCTTCGGGATTTTAATATAGAGCGTATAGGTGTGGCGCACTGTACAGGTCTCAAGGCATCCTTTGAACTTATGCGGGAATTCGGCGAAAGGTTTTTCTTTTGCAACGTAGGGAGCGTGCTTGAGATTAGTTGTCTTCATGTTGCATGA
- a CDS encoding HD domain-containing phosphohydrolase — protein sequence MDPRVLSFDVIFNATQDAMFIVEVDDNGTFRYLANNAAHQRLAGYSINDIQGKRPEEVLGEELGKIVASGYRKALEAGEPVEYEETLPFPAGVRTWQVRITPVFVNGKVRYLVGARKDITMQKKAERERESHLKELLKEKELLKITLLSIGDGVVTTDNCGKITSVNRAAEEITGWKAEEVMGKPFNEVFQLFSEKSGKKVMDPVSKVLKKGKIVGLANHTALLTKNGRKISIADSASPIVNEKGDIYGVVVIFRDITKERAMQQKMLDLSYRDFLTGLYNRRYVEEKISQLEKENIVPVSIIMADVNGLKLANDVFGHLEGDFILKKASFVLKKGLRPGGIAARWGGDEFLVVLPNADEQFCRKFVNKIRLRCKNANSPDNDQKFQLNLALGYAVKKKSNENLRKLIQEAEEMMYKNKMAEGRSFRHAVIKALLSTLSAKSMETEEHALRIKDLCLAIGVKLGLSAAELDELSLFAMLHDIGKVGIPEHILLKPGPLSQEEWEVMKRHPEIGFRIAQNTSDLVSIAKYILHHHERWDGKGYPMGLKGKEIPLLCRILAVADAYDAMTSERPYRSPMTKDTALLEIRNNSGSQFDPKVVELFLEIMQHEDN from the coding sequence GTGGACCCGAGAGTTTTAAGTTTCGACGTAATTTTTAACGCCACCCAGGACGCCATGTTTATCGTCGAAGTAGATGATAACGGAACATTTCGGTACTTGGCAAATAACGCTGCACATCAAAGACTTGCCGGTTATTCCATCAATGACATACAGGGGAAAAGACCGGAGGAAGTTCTCGGAGAGGAATTAGGGAAAATAGTGGCATCGGGCTACAGAAAGGCCCTTGAAGCTGGAGAACCGGTAGAATACGAAGAAACATTGCCCTTTCCAGCAGGAGTAAGGACGTGGCAAGTTCGCATAACTCCGGTTTTTGTAAACGGAAAGGTAAGATATTTGGTAGGGGCTCGGAAGGATATTACCATGCAGAAAAAAGCCGAAAGGGAGCGAGAAAGTCACTTGAAAGAACTTTTGAAGGAAAAAGAGCTTTTAAAAATAACCCTGCTTTCTATAGGCGACGGAGTGGTCACAACAGACAATTGCGGAAAGATAACATCGGTAAACCGAGCCGCAGAAGAAATTACAGGCTGGAAAGCTGAAGAGGTAATGGGAAAACCATTTAATGAGGTGTTTCAACTTTTTAGCGAGAAATCTGGAAAAAAGGTCATGGACCCCGTTTCCAAAGTCCTAAAAAAGGGCAAAATAGTCGGCCTTGCCAACCATACGGCCCTGCTTACTAAAAATGGTCGTAAAATTTCCATAGCCGACAGCGCATCCCCTATTGTCAATGAAAAGGGGGACATTTACGGAGTAGTGGTCATATTTCGCGACATCACGAAGGAAAGGGCAATGCAGCAGAAGATGCTGGATTTGAGCTACCGCGATTTTCTTACAGGACTTTACAACAGGAGATACGTCGAGGAAAAAATAAGCCAGTTGGAGAAAGAAAACATCGTTCCCGTTTCTATAATCATGGCAGATGTCAACGGCTTGAAGCTTGCCAATGACGTATTCGGCCATTTAGAAGGGGATTTTATTTTAAAAAAGGCGTCTTTTGTGCTTAAAAAAGGGCTCCGCCCCGGAGGCATAGCTGCAAGGTGGGGCGGCGACGAATTCCTGGTAGTCCTGCCTAATGCCGATGAACAGTTTTGCAGAAAATTTGTCAACAAGATAAGGCTGCGGTGCAAAAATGCAAATTCCCCAGATAACGATCAAAAATTCCAACTGAACCTTGCACTCGGATATGCTGTCAAGAAAAAATCAAACGAAAATCTCAGGAAATTAATCCAAGAAGCTGAAGAAATGATGTATAAAAACAAAATGGCAGAAGGCAGAAGCTTTCGTCATGCAGTCATAAAAGCTCTCCTTTCCACGCTTAGCGCAAAGAGCATGGAAACCGAGGAGCACGCACTTCGCATAAAAGACCTTTGCTTGGCAATAGGAGTGAAATTGGGCCTTTCTGCCGCAGAGCTGGACGAGCTTTCGCTTTTTGCCATGCTCCATGACATAGGGAAGGTAGGCATTCCGGAACACATCCTCTTAAAACCCGGCCCGCTTTCTCAAGAAGAGTGGGAGGTCATGAAAAGGCATCCGGAAATCGGTTTTCGCATTGCTCAGAATACTTCGGATCTTGTTTCAATTGCAAAGTATATACTGCATCACCACGAACGATGGGACGGAAAGGGCTACCCGATGGGGCTCAAAGGCAAAGAGATCCCGCTTCTTTGTCGGATTTTAGCGGTAGCAGACGCTTATGATGCCATGACGAGCGAAAGGCCTTACCGAAGTCCTATGACAAAGGATACGGCATTGCTAGAGATAAGGAACAACTCGGGAAGCCAGTTCGACCCTAAGGTGGTCGAGCTTTTTTTGGAAATCATGCAACATGAAGACAACTAA
- a CDS encoding YjiH family protein, with translation MSLNLNAELNKKSIYSTANIAKFVIYSLLGIFLFFVPVKIGNSSSIMVDHIIAFINRTVPFFGPIFTVCIAIVGGLYPWYKGTYKKDIAAFILSVFGLIGIPMAFLGALSFMKIATIGPQWLMRPDMLPFVFEKVVMAVTMIVPIGSVFLTFIISYGLLEFAGVLMRPIMRPVFRTPGRSAIDAVASFVGSFSVAIYLTNRLYLEGKYTRREAITIMSGFSTVSATFMIIIARTLKIMDLWNVYFWSALAITFIVTALTVRLWPLSKIEDTYVDGKGKPEMVKEGSIFSQAIEEGLTAAATSKPLFANLYDSFKSGIKMVLILTPCMASVATFAFVLIKLTSFFDIFGYLFLPFTYALSLIGLPEPAILAKACATSLADVFAPPLYLASLNDVPLIVKFVTSVVAVSSIIFFGGSIPCLLSTDVNFKLWQMIVIWFERAVLALILTGVLAVILF, from the coding sequence ATGAGTCTAAATTTGAACGCCGAATTAAACAAGAAGAGCATCTATAGCACGGCAAACATTGCAAAATTTGTCATCTACAGCCTGCTGGGCATCTTTCTCTTCTTCGTGCCAGTTAAAATAGGCAACTCGTCGTCGATAATGGTGGACCACATAATTGCTTTCATAAACAGGACGGTGCCGTTTTTCGGGCCGATCTTTACGGTGTGCATTGCTATAGTGGGAGGGTTGTACCCTTGGTACAAAGGGACTTATAAGAAGGATATTGCCGCATTTATTTTATCCGTATTTGGACTTATAGGCATACCCATGGCTTTCCTCGGGGCCCTGAGCTTTATGAAGATCGCAACTATAGGACCTCAATGGCTGATGCGGCCAGATATGCTGCCCTTTGTCTTTGAAAAGGTCGTAATGGCGGTTACCATGATAGTCCCGATAGGTTCGGTATTTCTTACTTTCATTATTTCCTACGGGCTTTTGGAATTTGCTGGCGTTCTGATGAGGCCTATTATGAGGCCTGTCTTCAGGACTCCTGGCCGTTCTGCCATTGACGCGGTGGCCTCTTTCGTGGGGAGCTTTTCTGTAGCCATTTATCTTACTAACAGGCTTTATCTTGAGGGCAAATATACGAGGCGAGAGGCAATAACAATAATGTCGGGATTTTCGACAGTTTCCGCGACGTTCATGATTATAATCGCAAGGACCCTGAAAATTATGGACTTATGGAATGTTTATTTTTGGTCGGCCTTAGCGATTACTTTTATAGTAACAGCTTTGACAGTAAGGCTGTGGCCGCTTTCTAAAATCGAGGACACTTACGTTGACGGGAAGGGTAAACCTGAAATGGTAAAGGAGGGGAGCATTTTCTCTCAGGCCATTGAGGAGGGCCTAACTGCTGCTGCTACCTCAAAGCCCCTTTTTGCGAACCTTTACGATAGCTTCAAAAGCGGGATAAAAATGGTATTGATTCTTACGCCCTGCATGGCATCGGTTGCGACCTTCGCATTTGTACTTATTAAACTTACTTCCTTTTTCGACATTTTCGGATACCTGTTCTTGCCCTTTACTTATGCTTTAAGTCTAATCGGCCTTCCAGAGCCGGCAATTTTGGCCAAAGCTTGCGCGACGAGCCTGGCCGATGTCTTTGCGCCACCGCTTTATCTTGCGTCACTCAACGATGTTCCCCTAATAGTAAAATTTGTCACAAGTGTTGTTGCTGTAAGCAGCATCATATTTTTTGGCGGCTCAATACCGTGCCTGCTTTCCACCGATGTGAACTTCAAGCTTTGGCAGATGATAGTGATATGGTTCGAAAGGGCGGTCTTGGCCCTTATATTGACAGGGGTATTGGCTGTCATTCTGTTTTAA
- a CDS encoding MATE family efflux transporter, which produces MAKIAELFAPKDMTVGKPWKRIVEFSIPMLIGNVAQQLYSTVDAIIVGRYVGDYALAAVGSAIPILFFLLVLFVAIAMGAGIMVSQYFGAKDREKLSRTIGVCITLTAIASAIIMAISPFIIKPLLVLINTPKTILDWSTTYLLILLVGNWGSSYFNMLSGILRGLGDSLSALAFLLFSTALNVVLDIWFVVSFKLGVAGVALATVISQLISAVLCLIKLKRMNDVFDMNFEMLKPSKEYVMQIIKLGIPSGLTQAILSLAMVTVQSLTNSFGELVIAANMMVMRVDGFAMMPNFTFGITMTTYAGQNVGARKLDRVEEGTRQGLVIAVGVSTVITIILLLFGKHLMVIFTQTADLVNLGMRFLRILAVGYIAMAVTQVLSGVMRGAGDTVTPMWISLITTFFLRVPLAYGLAYITRSPSYPNGRPESIFFSLVLAWVFGALINIYFYKKGAWKEKALFGGFSQEQA; this is translated from the coding sequence ATGGCGAAGATAGCGGAACTTTTCGCGCCGAAAGACATGACGGTGGGGAAGCCTTGGAAGAGAATAGTTGAGTTTTCAATCCCTATGCTCATCGGAAATGTGGCCCAGCAGCTTTATAGCACTGTCGACGCCATCATAGTAGGAAGATATGTAGGTGATTACGCACTTGCTGCCGTTGGAAGCGCTATTCCCATACTTTTCTTTTTGCTCGTGCTCTTTGTTGCTATTGCCATGGGTGCTGGAATAATGGTATCCCAATATTTCGGAGCAAAAGACAGAGAAAAGCTTTCCAGAACAATAGGAGTATGTATAACTCTCACGGCTATTGCATCAGCAATTATTATGGCAATATCGCCTTTTATAATTAAGCCCTTGCTGGTATTGATAAATACTCCGAAAACTATACTGGACTGGAGTACTACCTATTTATTGATATTGCTTGTTGGAAACTGGGGTTCTTCATATTTTAACATGCTTTCTGGCATACTCCGTGGACTTGGAGATTCACTTTCTGCATTGGCCTTCCTCCTCTTTTCAACAGCCTTAAACGTAGTGCTAGACATCTGGTTTGTGGTCAGCTTTAAACTTGGCGTTGCAGGCGTTGCCCTTGCTACAGTCATATCCCAACTCATATCCGCAGTCCTTTGCTTGATAAAACTGAAAAGGATGAATGATGTTTTTGATATGAACTTTGAAATGTTAAAGCCTTCAAAAGAATACGTCATGCAAATTATAAAGCTTGGAATTCCGTCGGGATTGACGCAGGCTATACTATCTCTTGCTATGGTCACAGTTCAATCCCTTACCAACAGCTTTGGAGAATTAGTCATCGCTGCTAATATGATGGTAATGCGAGTAGACGGGTTTGCAATGATGCCTAATTTTACGTTTGGAATAACAATGACAACTTATGCAGGGCAAAACGTAGGAGCAAGGAAACTGGATAGGGTAGAAGAAGGGACCCGCCAGGGACTTGTGATTGCTGTAGGTGTTTCCACAGTCATCACCATTATATTACTACTTTTTGGAAAGCATCTTATGGTCATATTTACACAAACAGCCGACCTTGTAAACTTAGGTATGCGGTTTTTGAGAATTCTCGCTGTTGGATACATTGCAATGGCAGTAACACAAGTCTTGTCCGGCGTAATGCGCGGCGCGGGAGACACGGTGACTCCTATGTGGATTTCGCTCATCACCACCTTCTTTCTAAGGGTTCCCCTAGCTTACGGCCTCGCCTATATAACGCGAAGCCCGTCCTATCCAAACGGAAGGCCCGAGTCAATTTTCTTTTCTCTGGTCCTTGCATGGGTTTTCGGTGCTCTTATTAACATCTATTTCTATAAAAAGGGTGCTTGGAAGGAAAAAGCTCTATTCGGAGGTTTTAGCCAAGAACAGGCTTAA
- a CDS encoding S-ribosylhomocysteine lyase has product MDVKVESFELDHTKVKAPYIRLAAVEEGPKGDIVAKYDLRFITPNKGAISSGGMHTLEHLLALFIREELDGIIDISPMGCRTGFYLTKFGITPLSEIKKALESAFEKILKAEEIPAANEVQCGNYKDHSLADAKEAVEKVLNEGLSLLENV; this is encoded by the coding sequence ATTGACGTGAAAGTTGAAAGTTTTGAACTAGACCACACAAAGGTCAAGGCACCCTACATAAGGCTTGCCGCTGTAGAAGAGGGGCCAAAAGGTGACATAGTTGCCAAGTACGACCTCAGGTTCATAACCCCCAACAAAGGAGCTATATCCAGCGGAGGAATGCATACGCTCGAACACCTTCTTGCATTGTTCATTCGCGAAGAATTAGATGGAATAATCGACATTTCTCCTATGGGATGCAGGACAGGCTTTTACCTCACGAAGTTCGGAATAACTCCCCTGTCCGAAATTAAAAAAGCTTTGGAAAGCGCCTTTGAAAAAATCTTAAAAGCCGAGGAAATCCCCGCCGCCAACGAAGTCCAGTGCGGAAACTATAAGGACCACTCGCTGGCAGATGCAAAGGAAGCGGTTGAAAAGGTTTTAAATGAGGGTTTGTCCTTACTTGAAAATGTCTAA